A single window of Rubripirellula lacrimiformis DNA harbors:
- a CDS encoding type IV pilus modification PilV family protein, with amino-acid sequence MTTTKRPHLALARQRTRPPQRRSAAAPTLGFGCHRKPTPVGSPAVRCGSVIIEVVLAVSLLAVAGVALTKLSRGASMLGRTADQHLAATLAAENTLERMRALPTGQWSTQGDAIASAVGNDTQCTVTVAVDDFQSGPNEGVHIQVQATLGDAVTVRQHDWIVREPKPDAAADDVAADDAAADDDVADADKPDDDATDADDGDADAADADEMTDTDETAADKNPSDSNSTDKNESGEPDNQSPQEDS; translated from the coding sequence GTGACCACCACCAAACGTCCGCATCTTGCGCTAGCCCGACAGCGAACAAGACCGCCACAACGTCGCTCGGCCGCCGCACCGACGCTAGGTTTCGGTTGCCACCGCAAACCAACCCCGGTCGGTTCGCCAGCCGTCCGCTGTGGCAGCGTCATCATCGAAGTGGTGTTGGCCGTTTCGCTGCTGGCCGTGGCCGGCGTCGCCCTGACGAAACTTTCGCGCGGCGCTTCGATGCTAGGGCGCACTGCAGATCAACACCTGGCGGCCACCCTGGCAGCCGAGAATACCTTGGAACGAATGCGTGCTCTGCCAACCGGCCAATGGTCCACGCAGGGGGACGCGATCGCTAGCGCTGTCGGAAACGACACTCAATGCACCGTGACTGTTGCGGTAGACGATTTCCAAAGCGGCCCGAACGAAGGTGTCCACATCCAGGTCCAAGCCACGCTCGGCGACGCAGTCACGGTTCGACAGCACGACTGGATCGTCAGGGAACCGAAACCAGACGCTGCGGCCGATGACGTTGCGGCCGATGACGCTGCGGCCGATGACGATGTGGCGGATGCAGACAAACCGGATGACGACGCCACTGACGCAGACGATGGCGATGCAGACGCCGCGGATGCAGACGAGATGACAGACACCGACGAGACCGCAGCCGACAAGAATCCGTCCGACAGCAATTCAACTGACAAGAACGAATCCGGCGAGCCCGACAACCAAAGCCCCCAGGAGGACTCGTGA
- a CDS encoding prepilin-type N-terminal cleavage/methylation domain-containing protein — protein sequence MHRNPISDKPVGPTHRRGTTLLEMVATMSVLLVLAVAAVRMLSTVSEIGIATADDGRRRSEASRLADSFRQDIRAADTVQADQWPVEISHDDLEIRYQYDPAESAVDRTIWRDSDRIATDRFRLPIKCDPQLESDPDRIRLSLARGVGVSWIVEVNRP from the coding sequence ATGCACCGAAATCCAATCTCTGACAAACCGGTTGGCCCCACCCACCGCCGTGGTACGACGCTGTTGGAAATGGTCGCCACGATGTCCGTCCTGCTGGTGCTGGCAGTCGCAGCCGTGCGCATGCTATCCACGGTATCCGAAATCGGTATCGCGACCGCCGACGATGGCCGACGACGATCCGAAGCGTCTCGTTTGGCGGATTCGTTTCGCCAAGACATTCGTGCGGCCGACACGGTCCAAGCCGATCAGTGGCCAGTCGAAATCAGCCACGATGACCTTGAAATTCGATACCAGTACGATCCAGCGGAAAGCGCCGTCGACCGAACCATTTGGCGTGATTCCGACCGGATCGCGACCGATCGTTTTCGGCTGCCCATCAAGTGCGATCCGCAATTGGAATCCGATCCAGACCGCATTCGTTTATCCCTGGCACGCGGTGTCGGCGTGTCGTGGATTGTGGAGGTGAATCGACCATGA